From Phragmites australis chromosome 5, lpPhrAust1.1, whole genome shotgun sequence, a single genomic window includes:
- the LOC133918781 gene encoding receptor-like protein EIX2 encodes MVTGSRHRSSELMLTSHSKRRSHREARARLATRRFAMHAAAAILFFLALSALRGAGGCVPSELAALLDVKRGFSSDPDGVLSSWTARRPDCCRYWRGIVCDNATGRVTEIRLSNALADDGSPGLSGDISPALLRLPQLEHLDLSRNSLGGGMGTPLPRFLGSLSSLRYLNLSCTDISGEVPPQLGNLSRLVVLDLSSYLVGLYSGDLSWLTGLSSLEYLDMSLVNLNASVVWARAVNMLPSVRVLALSDCGLTTPSSSSAPERANLTRLQRLDLSSNGINTSTVHAWFWDVPTLTYLNLSGNSLSSPFPDALGNMTGLQVLNLQGNDMVGMIPATLQRLCNLQVIDVSVNQINGDMSEFMDRLPRCALRNMQGLQLSAANMSGQLPEWIGDMSELVNLDVSFNNLAGEIPQGIGRLWKLTRLFLLKNRLNGSLSEAHFANLVSLEWIDLSHNLMSMEIRPSWRPPCRLIYAYFPDVRMGPQFPAWIKHQPDIKYLDISNAGIVDTLPHWFWKSYSDAVYLNISVNQIGGKLPPSLRFMTSALAIYLGSNNLTGSVPLLPEKLLVLDLSRNSLSGPFPSEFGAPELVELDVSSNSINGTVPPSLCHFPNLLHLDLSNNNLTGHLPRCRNISSDGLGLTTLILYKNNLSGEFPIFLKHCKAMTFLDLAQNMFSGMVPEWIGRKLPSLTHLRLRSNMFSGNIPTQLAQLSDLQLLDLADNRISGSIPPSLGNMTGMTQEHTPLLLNPLTGYGASGNDRIVDSLPIVTKGQDRDYTSGVIYMVSLDLSDNVLGGEIPEELSSLTGLVNLNLSRNHLTGTIPRNIGSIQKLESLDLSMNTLSGEIPSSLSDLTSLSYLNLSYNNLSGRIPQGNQLQVLANPAYIYIGNSGLCGPPLAKNCSSGDDNKDGQAPLHGDKGLSDMVFFYLGLAVGFVVGLWLVFCSLLFVKIWRFSYFRAIDKVYDTVYVFVAVRLAKCGEKRSTNT; translated from the coding sequence ATGGTCACGGGCTCGCGGCATCGCAGCTCAGAGCTCATGCTCACCTCACATAGTAAGCGCCGATCACACCGAGAGGCTAGAGCTAGGCTAGCAACTCGTCGGTTCGCCATGCATGCGGCTGCAGCGATCCTCTTCTTCTTGGCGCTGTCCGCGCTCCGTGGCGCCGGCGGCTGCGTCCCGAGCGAGCTTGCCGCGCTCCTGGACGTGAAGCGGGGCTTCTCCAGCGACCCGGACGGTGTCCTCTCGTCGTGGACTGCCAGGCGTCCTGACTGCTGCCGGTACTGGCGCGGCATCGTGTGCGACAATGCCACGGGCCGCGTTACGGAGATCCGGCTCTCCAACGCGCTCGCCGACGACGGGAGCCCCGGCCTCAGCGGCGACATAAGCCCGGcgctcctccgcctcccgcAGCTCGAGCACCTGGACCTCAGCCGGAACAGCCTCGGCGGCGGCATGGGGACCCCTCTCCCGCGGTTCCTCGGCTCGCTCTCCAGCCTCCGGTACCTCAACCTCTCCTGCACGGACATCTCCGGCGAGGTCCCGCCGCAGCTCGGCAACCTGTCCCGGCTAGTCGTCCTCGACCTGAGCTCCTACCTCGTCGGCCTCTACTCCGGCGACCTCTCCTGGCTCACCGGCCTGTCTTCGCTCGAGTACCTCGACATGAGCCTCGTGAACCTCAACGCATCTGTCGTCTGGGCACGCGCCGTCAACATGCTCCCTTCTGTGCGCGTCCTCGCCCTGTCCGACTGCGGGTTGACGACGCCGTCCTCTTCATCGGCGCCGGAGCGCGCGAACCTGACACGGCTGCAGAGGCTGGACCTGTCATCCAACGGCATCAACACCTCAACCGTGCACGCCTGGTTCTGGGACGTGCCGACCCTGACGTACCTCAACCTCTCTGGCAACTCGCTGTCCAGCCCGTTCCCCGACGCCCTCGGCAACATGACCGGTCTCCAGGTGCTCAATCTCCAGGGCAACGACATGGTCGGCATGATCCCCGCAACTCTTCAGCGTCTCTGTAACTTGCAGGTCATTGACGTGTCGGTGAACCAGATCAACGGCGACATGTCGGAGTTCATGGACCGGCTGCCCCGCTGCGCGCTGAGGAACATGCAGGGGCTGCAGCTGTCGGCAGCCAACATGTCCGGGCAGCTGCCAGAATGGATCGGCGACATGTCTGAACTGGTAAACCTTGACGTGTCCTTCAACAATCTTGCAGGGGAGATACCTCAGGGGATTGGTAGGCTCTGGAAGCTAACCAGGTTGTTCCTGCTCAAGAACCGCTTGAATGGCAGCTTGTCGGAAGCGCACTTTGCAAATCTGGTAAGCTTGGAGTGGATCGACTTGTCGCACAACTTGATGTCGATGGAGATCAGGCCAAGCTGGAGGCCGCCATGCAGATTGATCTATGCTTATTTCCCAGATGTCAGGATGGGTCCCCAGTTCCCTGCATGGATCAAGCACCAGCCAGACATCAAGTACCTTGACATTTCAAATGCAGGCATAGTTGATACATTGCCACATTGGTTTTGGAAGTCTTATTCAGATGCAGTTTACTTGAACATCTCTGTGAATCAGATCGGTGGCAAGCTGCCACCTTCTCTGAGGTTCATGACCTCAGCGCTTGCGATATATCTTGGATCCAACAATCTCACTGGCTCCGTTCCATTGTTACCAGAGAAGCTGCTTGTCTTGGATCTCTCTAGGAACTCTTTATCTGGCCCATTTCCATCAGAATTTGGTGCTCCTGAGCTAGTGGAGCTGGATGTCTCCTCCAATAGTATCAATGGAACAGTACCACCATCACTTTGTCACTTTCCAAACTTGCTGCATTTGGATCTATCAAACAACAATCTGACCGGCCACCTCCCTCGATGCCGAAACATATCATCTGATGGCCTCGGGCTCACCACTCTCATCTTATACAAAAACAATCTCTCCGGGGAATTTCCGATATTCTTGAAACATTGCAAGGCTATGACATTCCTTGATCTGGCTCAGAATATGTTCTCCGGGATGGTACCGGAGTGGATCGGGAGGAAATTGCCATCTTTGACGCATCTACGGTTGAGATCAAACATGTTTAGTGGTAACATCCCTACTCAGCTGGCACAGCTTAGTGATCTGCAACTCTTGGACCTAGCGGACAACAGGATATCAGGTTCCATACCCCCTTCTCTAGGAAACATGACCGGCATGACTCAAGAGCACACACCACTTCTTCTGAACCCATTGACAGGCTACGGCGCATCAGGGAACGATCGGATTGTGGACAGTCTTCCCATTGTGACAAAGGGGCAAGATCGCGACTATACCAGCGGAGTGATCTACATGGTGAGCCTTGATCTTTCCGACAACGTTCTTGGTGGAGAGATACCGGAGGAGCTGTCTTCTCTCACAGGATTGGTGAACCTGAACTTGTCCAGGAACCACTTGACCGGGACAATCCCTAGGAACATTGGTTCTATCCAAAAGTTGGAGTCCCTCGACTTGTCGATGAACACACTATCGGGTGAAATTCCGTCTAGTCTGTCAGACTTGACCTCATTGAGCTACCTGAACTTGTCCTACAACAATCTGTCGGGAAGGATACCTCAAGGGAATCAGCTCCAGGTACTTGCTAATCCAGCATACATCTACATTGGCAATTCTGGTCTCTGCGGGCCGCCTTTGGCAAAGAACTGTTCATCAGGAGATGATAATAAGGATGGTCAGGCTCCTCTCCATGGAGACAAAGGTTTATCCGATATGGTGTTCTTTTACCTTGGATTGGCTGTAGGATTCGTGGTGGGACTTTGGCTAGTGTTCTGTTCCTTGCTGTTTGTGAAGATATGGAGATTTTCTTATTTTCGGGCCATCGACAAGGTGTATGACACTGTGTATGTGTTTGTTGCTGTAAGGTTGGCGAAATGCGGGGAGAAGAGAAGTACTAATACCTAA